A DNA window from Euwallacea fornicatus isolate EFF26 chromosome 17, ASM4011564v1, whole genome shotgun sequence contains the following coding sequences:
- the LOC136344526 gene encoding uncharacterized protein — protein sequence MTSSSCHSENRESKGKNLDESDVTRRSSKLPIGAPPRHPEVSLLQISIVTRQSPFRVGHRKRPSTTVTTARTTTPPSPRTTKSGRRKPTARSRPTTFRPPSTRTVESQAPARTSNRFKFVSRKPYGRLTTPKTANITDQHLESSNHQSQENTEKNYTDTTKLGDLASTLQELQQAPTPTRKRLQPVKTSSARPSLIESLVFETSSPMAHDVTNKKTLAYSVPFFVSPQAELYSTPPSYIGNQFRSRNKDPPSTPFLDQIYNFQTITAQDFVNKYTSSGAAKTRARSKYNPPTEGPLLVVTPAGRTVEPFGKARNDLKLKTIRDYDYYDSVETSVVGNIPAHSKVLLHANGMIECLDQGNFPHPLSCKKFISCAKMDSDKIIGWEYTCPKNLSFDPIGGMCNWSAGLGCNEN from the exons ATGACGTCATCCTCGTGCCACTCGGAGAATCGCGAATCAAAGGGAAAAAACTTGGATGAATCTGACGTCACCCGTCGATCCTCGAAGCTGCCAATTGGAGCGCCGCCGCGTCATCCTGAA GTATCTCTCTTGCAGATTTCAATAGTGACGAGACAATCTCCGTTTCGCGTGGGGCACCGAAAGCGGCCGAGCACCACCGTCACCACGGCGAGGACCACCACACCGCCGTCACCCAGAACGACTAAGAGCGGCCGCAGAAAACCCACCGCCAGGAGTCGGCCCACCACCTTCAGACCTCCTTCAACGAGGACGGTAGAAAGTCAAG CGCCTGCCAGAACCAGCAACCGGTTCAAATTCGTCTCCAGGAAGCCTTACGGAAGACTTACAACCCCCAAAACCGCCAACATCACCGACCAGCATCTGGAGTCCTCCAACCACCAGTCGCAAGAGAACACGGAAAA GAACTACACAGATACCACCAAACTTGGAGATCTGGCGTCGACCCTGCAAGAACTCCAACAAGCGCCGACCCCAACCAGGAAGCGTCTTCAACCGGTCAAGACCAGTAGTGCGAGGCCATCGCTTATTGAGTCCCTGGTTTTCGAAACGTCCTCGCCGATGGCCCACGATGTCACCAATAAGAAAACGTTGGCCTACAGCGTTCCGTTCTTCGTGTCTCCTCAGGCGGAGCTGTACTCAACTCCTCCAAGTTATATAGGGAACCAGTTTAGATCCAGGAACAAAGATCCGCCTTCCACGCCGtttttggaccaaatttacaatttccaaACGATCACCGCGCAGGATTTCGTCAATAAAT ATACCTCTTCAGGAGCAGCTAAAACTCGTGCTAGGAGTAAGTACAATCCACCAACTGAAGGCCCACTACTGGTGGTCACCCCCGCTGGACGGACGGTGGAACCTTTTGGCAAAGCCAGAAATGACCTCAAACTCAAGACCATTCGCGATTACGATTATTACGACAGCGTCGAGACCAGTGTCGTAG GTAACATCCCCGCCCATAGCAAGGTGCTCCTACACGCGAACGGTATGATAGAATGTCTGGACCAGGGCAACTTCCCCCATCCTCTATCCTGCAAGAAGTTCATTTCCTGCGCAAAAATGGATTCGGACAAGATCATCGGTTGGGAGTATACGTGTCCGAAAAATTTGAGCTTTGACCCGATTGGAGGGATGTGTAACTGGTCCGCAGGTTTGGGGTGCAACGAAAACTAG